A window from Falco naumanni isolate bFalNau1 chromosome 3, bFalNau1.pat, whole genome shotgun sequence encodes these proteins:
- the MOS gene encoding proto-oncogene serine/threonine-protein kinase mos codes for MPSPIPLNCFLPWEFSSYVDLRPCSSPLVIPGKGSKDFLGGTPLVRTRRLPPRLAWCSIDWDQLCLLQPLGSGGFGSVYKATYHGATVAVKQVKKSSKNRLASRQSFWAELNVAWLQHNNVVRVVAASTCAPASQNSLGTIIMEYVGNITLHHVIYGTGDAWRQGEDDEGGCGRKALSMEETVCYSCDIITGLAFLHSQGIVHLDLKPANIFITEQGACKIGDFGCSQKLEEGLSQSSHVCQQGGTYTHRAPELLKGERVTAKADIYSFAITLWQIVMREQPYQGERQYVLYAVVAYNLRPSLAAAVFHESPVGQRLQSIIGCCWKANVEERPSAAELLPSLRALKGSL; via the coding sequence ATGCCATCACCCATTCCTCttaattgttttcttccctgGGAATTTTCCTCATATGTGGATTTGCgaccctgcagcagccccttaGTTATCCCtggcaaaggcagcaaagaTTTTTTGGGAGGAACTCCTTTGGTCAGGACTCGTCGCTTGCCTCCACGCCTGGCCTGGTGCTCCATTGACTGGGatcagctctgcctcctgcagcccctaGGCTCTGGGGGCTTTGGATCTGTCTACAAAGCCACCTACCACGGTGCAACTGTGGCTGTGAAGCAGGTGAAGAAGAGCAGCAAAAACCGGCTGGCATCACGACAGAGCTTCTGGGCTGAGCTGAACGTAGCCTGGCTACAGCATAATAACGTGGTACGTGTGGTGGCTGCCAGCACGTGTGCCCCAGCCAGCCAGAACAGCCTGGGCACCATCATTATGGAGTATGTGGGTAATATCACTCTGCACCATGTAATCTATGGCACTGGTGATGCATGGAGACAGGGTGAGGATGATGAAGGCGGATGTGGGAGGAAGGCCCTGAGCATGGAAGAGACTGTGTGCTATTCTTGCGACATTATAACGGGCTTAGCCTTTCTTCACTCACAGGGCATTGTACACTTGGACCTGAAGCCTGCAAACATTTTCATCACTGAGCAGGGAGCGTGCAAGATTGGAGACTTTGGGTGCTCTCAGAAACTGGAGGAGGGCTTGTCCCAGAGCTCCCATGTTTGCCAGCAAGGGGGCACGTACACACACCGTGCCCCGGAGCTCCTCAAAGGGGAGAGGGTCACTGCCAAAGCAGACATCTACTCGTTTGCTATCACCCTCTGGCAAATTGTCATGCGAGAGCAGCCCTACCAGGGTGAGCGGCAGTATGTGCTCTATGCTGTGGTAGCCTATAACTTACGCCCttcactggctgctgctgttttccacgAGTCACCAGTGGGCCAGAGACTCCAGAGCATTattggctgctgctggaaggcTAACGTAGAGGAGCGCCCGAGTGCGGctgagctgcttcccagcctcaGGGCCCTCAAGGGAAGCCTCTAG
- the PLAG1 gene encoding zinc finger protein PLAG1 isoform X1: MATVIPGDLSEVRDTQKVPSGKRKRGETKPRKNFPCQLCDKAFNSVEKLKVHSYSHTGERPYKCTQQDCTKAFVSKYKLLRHMATHSPEKTHKCNYCEKMFHRKDHLKNHLHTHNPNKEAFKCEECGKNYNTKLGFKRHLALHAATSGDLTCKVCLQTFESTGVLLEHLKTHAGKSSGGVKEKKHQCEHCDRRFYTRKDVRRHMVVHTGRKDFLCQYCAQRFGRKDHLTRHMKKSHNQELLKVKTEPMDLLDPFTCNVSVPIKDELLPVMSLPSSELTSKPFTNTLQLNLYNTQIQSMQSSASAHQMVATSLPLGMPCPIDMESVHPSHQLSLKYPLGTTSYAISMPEKEQPLKGEIESYLMELQSGMPSSSQDSQASSSKLGLDPQVGPLDDGSGEVSLSKGSVPISEPLNTPSLDFSQLFNFIPVNGPPYNPSVSVGNLGMSYTQEEAHSSMTQLPPQTQDPQDPSNSIGLGSLHSLSAAFTSSLSTTTTLPRFHQAFQ, from the exons ATGGCCACTGTCATTCCTGGTGATTTGTCAGAAGTAAGAGATACCCAGAAAGTCCCTTCAGGGAAACGTAAGCGTGGTgaaaccaaaccaagaaaaaactTTCCTTGCCAACTGTGTGACAAGGCCTTTAACAGTGTTGAGAAATTAAAGGTTCACTCATACTCTCACACAGGAGAGAGGCCCTACAAGTGCACACAACAAGACTGCACCAAGGCCTTTGTTTCTAAGTACAAATTACTAAG GCATATGGCTACTCATTCTCCTGAGAAAACCCACAAGTGTAATTATTGTGAGAAAATGTTTCACCGAAAAGATCACCTAAAGAATCACCTACATACACACAATCCCAACAAAGAGGCCTTTAAGTGTGAAGAATGTGGAAAGAACTACAATACCAAGCTTGGGTTCAAACGTCACCTGGCTTTGCATGCTGCAACAAGCGGTGACCTCACCTGTAAGGTATGTTTGCAGACTTTTGAAAGCACAGgagtgctgctggagcacctAAAAACTCATGCAGGCAAGTCATCGGGTGgagtgaaggagaaaaaacatcagtgtgaaCACTGTGATCGTCGGTTCTACACCCGAAAGGATGTCCGTAGACACATGGTAGTGCACACTGGAAGAAAGGACTTCCTCTGTCAGTACTGTGCACAGAGATTTGGGCGGAAGGATCACCTCACGCGCCACATGAAGAAAAGTCACAACCAGGAACTTCTGAAGGTCAAAACAGAGCCAATGGACCTTCTAGATCCCTTTACCTGCAATGTTTCTGTGCCTATTAAGGATGAGCTGCTTCCAGTGATGTCTTTACCTTCCAGTGAACTGACATCAAAGCCATTTACAAACACTTTGCAATTAAATCTCTACAACACTCAGATTCAGTCCATGCAGAGTTCTGCATCTGCACACCAAATGGTTGCCACATCGTTACCATTGGGAATGCCTTGTCCAATAGATATGGAGTCTGTCCACCCTTCTCACCAGCTATCATTGAAATATCCGCTCGGTACTACCTCATACGCAATTTCTATGCCTGAAAAAGAACAGCCATTGAAAGGGGAAATCGAAAGTTACTTAATGGAGTTGCAAAGTGGTATGCCTTCTTCATCCCAAGATTCTCAAGCATCTTCATCAAAACTAGGGCTGGATCCACAAGTAGGGCCGCTAGATGATGGGTCTGGGGAGGTTTCCCTTTCCAAGGGCTCCGTTCCTATTAGTGAACCTCTAAACACCCCATCATTGGacttttctcagctgttcaaCTTCATACCTGTAAATGGCCCTCCCTATAATCCTTCTGTTTCAGTGGGAAACCTCGGAATGAGTTACACGCAAGAGGAGGCACATTCTTCTATGACTCAGCTTCCACCACAAACCCAGGATCCACAAGATCCTAGCAATAGTATAGGTCTTGGGTCTCTGCACTCATTGTCAGCAGCTTTCACAAGCAGTCTAAGCACAACCACCACCCTACCACGATTTCATCAAGCTTTCCAATAG
- the PLAG1 gene encoding zinc finger protein PLAG1 isoform X2 translates to MATHSPEKTHKCNYCEKMFHRKDHLKNHLHTHNPNKEAFKCEECGKNYNTKLGFKRHLALHAATSGDLTCKVCLQTFESTGVLLEHLKTHAGKSSGGVKEKKHQCEHCDRRFYTRKDVRRHMVVHTGRKDFLCQYCAQRFGRKDHLTRHMKKSHNQELLKVKTEPMDLLDPFTCNVSVPIKDELLPVMSLPSSELTSKPFTNTLQLNLYNTQIQSMQSSASAHQMVATSLPLGMPCPIDMESVHPSHQLSLKYPLGTTSYAISMPEKEQPLKGEIESYLMELQSGMPSSSQDSQASSSKLGLDPQVGPLDDGSGEVSLSKGSVPISEPLNTPSLDFSQLFNFIPVNGPPYNPSVSVGNLGMSYTQEEAHSSMTQLPPQTQDPQDPSNSIGLGSLHSLSAAFTSSLSTTTTLPRFHQAFQ, encoded by the coding sequence ATGGCTACTCATTCTCCTGAGAAAACCCACAAGTGTAATTATTGTGAGAAAATGTTTCACCGAAAAGATCACCTAAAGAATCACCTACATACACACAATCCCAACAAAGAGGCCTTTAAGTGTGAAGAATGTGGAAAGAACTACAATACCAAGCTTGGGTTCAAACGTCACCTGGCTTTGCATGCTGCAACAAGCGGTGACCTCACCTGTAAGGTATGTTTGCAGACTTTTGAAAGCACAGgagtgctgctggagcacctAAAAACTCATGCAGGCAAGTCATCGGGTGgagtgaaggagaaaaaacatcagtgtgaaCACTGTGATCGTCGGTTCTACACCCGAAAGGATGTCCGTAGACACATGGTAGTGCACACTGGAAGAAAGGACTTCCTCTGTCAGTACTGTGCACAGAGATTTGGGCGGAAGGATCACCTCACGCGCCACATGAAGAAAAGTCACAACCAGGAACTTCTGAAGGTCAAAACAGAGCCAATGGACCTTCTAGATCCCTTTACCTGCAATGTTTCTGTGCCTATTAAGGATGAGCTGCTTCCAGTGATGTCTTTACCTTCCAGTGAACTGACATCAAAGCCATTTACAAACACTTTGCAATTAAATCTCTACAACACTCAGATTCAGTCCATGCAGAGTTCTGCATCTGCACACCAAATGGTTGCCACATCGTTACCATTGGGAATGCCTTGTCCAATAGATATGGAGTCTGTCCACCCTTCTCACCAGCTATCATTGAAATATCCGCTCGGTACTACCTCATACGCAATTTCTATGCCTGAAAAAGAACAGCCATTGAAAGGGGAAATCGAAAGTTACTTAATGGAGTTGCAAAGTGGTATGCCTTCTTCATCCCAAGATTCTCAAGCATCTTCATCAAAACTAGGGCTGGATCCACAAGTAGGGCCGCTAGATGATGGGTCTGGGGAGGTTTCCCTTTCCAAGGGCTCCGTTCCTATTAGTGAACCTCTAAACACCCCATCATTGGacttttctcagctgttcaaCTTCATACCTGTAAATGGCCCTCCCTATAATCCTTCTGTTTCAGTGGGAAACCTCGGAATGAGTTACACGCAAGAGGAGGCACATTCTTCTATGACTCAGCTTCCACCACAAACCCAGGATCCACAAGATCCTAGCAATAGTATAGGTCTTGGGTCTCTGCACTCATTGTCAGCAGCTTTCACAAGCAGTCTAAGCACAACCACCACCCTACCACGATTTCATCAAGCTTTCCAATAG